The DNA region AAGCCTTAGTGTGAGGGTGAAACCGCAGATCGATTCTCAGTCGATCTGCGGCGCAAATTCAAGCTACTGCTAGTTCTCTTGTGGGAAGGGCAACTGTGCGACCGACGGCGGCGGCAATTGGTTGTAAACTATGTACTAAGCGGATCATCGCTTCGAGGGAAAGTGCCTGACGTGCATCGGAAACTGATTTTTCTGGTTCTGGGTGACATTCTATAATTAAACCATCTGCGCCACAGGCGATCGCGGCTTTGGCTAAAGGTGCAATTAATTCTCGCTTGCCTGCGGCGTGGGAAGGATCGACAATTACAGGTAAGTGAGTAATTTGTTTGAGTGCGGCGACTGCACCTAAATCGAGTACGTTACGAGTATAGTTGTCGAAGCTGCGAATACCGCGTTCGCACAAAACCACTTGCGAGTTACCGTGACTTAAAATATATTCGGCTGCGTTCACGAATTCTTCAATCGTCGCGGCTAAACCACGTTTAAGGAGTATGGGTTTATCAGTTTCTCCTAAAGCTTTGAGTAAGTCGAAGTTTTGCATATTGCGACTACCTACTTGTAGCATATCTGCACTCGCGGCGATACTTTCGATTTGCGCGATCGCCATTACTTCGGTGACAACAGGAAGATTATAACGCTGTTTAATAGTAGCGAAAATTTCTAATCCCGCTTCTCCTAAACCCTGAAAAGAATAAGGGGAGGTACGTGGTTTGTAGACTCCTCCCCTTATTGCTTGTACTGGCGCTGCTTGTAGTTTACTCGCTACCGTCTCCATTTGCTCAAGACTTTCCACGGTACAAGGTCCGCCAATAATCGTGATTTCTTGACCACCGAAAGTCACTGTTTCGGACAACTGAACTAAGCTATTGTGTTCGGGAAGAGATTTGCTGACAAGTTTGAGATTATTCATTGGGCTAACTCCTTAAAACAATTGTTGACAAGCAAAAAACCCGGACTCTGGGGTGAGTTCCGGGTTAGGTAATTTTGTGACATGACTAACTACCCGGAACTGCTTCCGTACCAAAAAAAGTAAAAGTAAAAGTAGTTGTGGGGATAGTAAGTCACGTTGGTTTGGTTAGTATTGGGACAAAATAAAAAACCGCAGCTTTTGGCTTGCGGTTCACAGAGGGCTTTCCAGGCTAAACTGGATTCACTCTCGGTGAACCTTGCTAAACCAAAAATAAAAGTAAGAGTAGTTGCGGCTGGACATTGATGTACCTAAAATATTGCGATTTTTTTGTGTTTCACTTA from Oscillatoria salina IIICB1 includes:
- the aroF gene encoding 3-deoxy-7-phosphoheptulonate synthase produces the protein MNNLKLVSKSLPEHNSLVQLSETVTFGGQEITIIGGPCTVESLEQMETVASKLQAAPVQAIRGGVYKPRTSPYSFQGLGEAGLEIFATIKQRYNLPVVTEVMAIAQIESIAASADMLQVGSRNMQNFDLLKALGETDKPILLKRGLAATIEEFVNAAEYILSHGNSQVVLCERGIRSFDNYTRNVLDLGAVAALKQITHLPVIVDPSHAAGKRELIAPLAKAAIACGADGLIIECHPEPEKSVSDARQALSLEAMIRLVHSLQPIAAAVGRTVALPTRELAVA